One region of Paralichthys olivaceus isolate ysfri-2021 chromosome 12, ASM2471397v2, whole genome shotgun sequence genomic DNA includes:
- the LOC109628035 gene encoding rab9 effector protein with kelch motifs isoform X4, whose amino-acid sequence MGKMNFYVLWSLRDAPRQFISKSTRRCFQVHVPLPLPKQLVIFGLGEWRGGDATTISVEVVVSAEVQAQTIGTLTSQARCLTWEGEWSSDITSVAAERGRRGVYGKIVLTVCGEDKSSVLSSTPLAQRKCLFPEQYNATDLCSTLHHTAENETITLNSSQLCDSVSFAEIQVNKIDTSVSTVGNKPTAWPTEKTPRRTVISKRGHMTWSSEDMDSLTEDIDQASTPKKKRLYRMNSQEGMTAQIKSDNRKVSVCPSKRWSHTMCLSDPDTAVLIGGETADQNYCKDSLWKLELDSDFWFPMNSSASGPVPLCARGHSATYDPDSKSVFVYGGLREGQCYSELFILNTLTWKWKLVTAKGNIPTLAYHSALFYKKELFVFGGVQPGHSSGDKSCSNALYIFNPEFELWYQPIVEGDKPLPRFGHSATLLSQRLMIFGGRKTATYLNDLHVLDLGFMEYTAVKCGNMPPLPRGFHAAVPVSDNRILISGGCSAIGALQDVHIFSTDTNMWSSVASPVLCSKPRAGHSMLSLGCPVLTDTEKHEQSENVSVYCTVLVFGGSDCSGTFYNDTVKCAVEVPGAK is encoded by the exons atgggGAAGATGAACTTCTACGTGCTGTGGTCCCTGCGTGACGCTCCCCGCCAGTTCATCAG CAAATCCACCCGGAGGTGTTTCCAGGTCCACGTCCCGCTGCCTCTGCCCAAACAGCTCGTCATCTTCGGGCTCGGCGAGTGGAGAGGAGGGGACGCTACCACCATctcagtggaggtggtggtcaGTGCAGAGGTGCAGGCCCAGACGATCGGGACTCTGACATCTCAGGCAAG GTGTCTTACCTGGGAAGGAGAGTGGAGCTCAGACATCACCTCAGTGGCAGCAGAGAGGGGCAGGAGGGGAGTTTATGGAAAGATTGTGCTCACAGTGTGTGGAGAG GATAAATCGAGCGTCCTCAGCAGCACTCCTCTGGCTCAAAGGAAATGTCTGTTCCCGGAGCAGTACAATGCAACTGATCTCTGCAGCACTCTGCACCACACTGCTGAAAATGAAACG ATTACACTCAACTCCTCACAGTTGTGTGACAGCGTTTCATTTGCTGAGATCCAAGTGAACAAAATTGACACCAGTGTCTCCACAGTGGGCAACAAACCCACAGCTTGGCCCACG gaaaagacacCGAGGCGGACGGTGATCAGTAAAAGAGGCCACATGACCTGGAGCTCTGAGGACATGGACAGTCTCACTGAGGACATAGACCAGGCTTCAACCCCGAAGAAAAAAAGGCTGTACAGGATGAACAGCCAGGAAGGAATGACAGCGCAGATAAAGAGTGACAACAGAAAAG TTTCAGTGTGTCCATCGAAGCGCTGGAGCCACACAATGTGTCTGAGCGACCCCGACACTGCCGTCCTCATCGGTGGAGAGACGGCAGATCAAAACTACTGCAAGGATTCCCTGTGGAAGCTCGAGTTAG ACAGTGACTTCTGGTTTCCCATGAACTCATCTGCCTCTGGACCTGTTCCACTTTGTGCCCGAGGACACTCTGCAACCTACGACCCAGACTCCAAGTCGGTCTTTGTGTACGGTGGTCTGAGGGAGGGTCAGTGCTACAGCGAGCTGTTCATCCTCAACACTCTGACCTGGAAGTGGAAGCTTGTCACT GCAAAGGGGAACATTCCCACTCTGGCGTATCACTCTGCACTGTTTTATAAGAAagagctgtttgtgtttggtgGAGTCCAGCCAGGACATTCGTCCGGGGATAAATCCTGCAGTAATGCTCTGTACATCTTCAACCCAGAGTTTGAGCTGTGGTACCAGCCCATCGTGGAGGGCGACAAACCTCTGCCTCGGTTTGG GCACTCGGCCACACTTCTGTCACAGAGGTTGATGATATTTGGTGGCAGGAAGACTGCAACCTACCTCAATGATCTCCACGTTTTAGATCTGG GATTTATGGAGTACACAGCTGTGAAGTGTGGGAACATGCCACCATTGCCTCGAGG GTTCCATGCGGCGGTCCCAGTTTCAGACAACAGGATTTTAATCAGTGGCGGCTGCAGTGCAATTGGAGCGCTCCAAGACGTACATATCTTCAGCACTG ATACCAACATGTGGAGTTCAGTGGCGTCTCCCGTTCTTTGCTCCAAACCCCGTGCCGGACACAGCATGCTGAGTTTGGGCTGCCCTGTcctgacagacacagagaagcaCGAGCAGAGTGAAAACGTCAGCGTGTACTGCACAGTACTGGTGTTTGGTGGGTCCGACTGCTCCGGTACCTTCTACAATGACACAGTTAAGTGCGCAGTGGAGGTTCCTGGTGCAAAGTGA
- the LOC109628035 gene encoding rab9 effector protein with kelch motifs isoform X1 encodes MGKMNFYVLWSLRDAPRQFISKSTRRCFQVHVPLPLPKQLVIFGLGEWRGGDATTISVEVVVSAEVQAQTIGTLTSQARCLTWEGEWSSDITSVAAERGRRGVYGKIVLTVCGETVFTTVTTCDWSQDKSSVLSSTPLAQRKCLFPEQYNATDLCSTLHHTAENETITLNSSQLCDSVSFAEIQVNKIDTSVSTVGNKPTAWPTEKTPRRTVISKRGHMTWSSEDMDSLTEDIDQASTPKKKRLYRMNSQEGMTAQIKSDNRKVSVCPSKRWSHTMCLSDPDTAVLIGGETADQNYCKDSLWKLELDSDFWFPMNSSASGPVPLCARGHSATYDPDSKSVFVYGGLREGQCYSELFILNTLTWKWKLVTAKGNIPTLAYHSALFYKKELFVFGGVQPGHSSGDKSCSNALYIFNPEFELWYQPIVEGDKPLPRFGHSATLLSQRLMIFGGRKTATYLNDLHVLDLGFMEYTAVKCGNMPPLPRGFHAAVPVSDNRILISGGCSAIGALQDVHIFSTDTNMWSSVASPVLCSKPRAGHSMLSLGCPVLTDTEKHEQSENVSVYCTVLVFGGSDCSGTFYNDTVKCAVEVPGAK; translated from the exons atgggGAAGATGAACTTCTACGTGCTGTGGTCCCTGCGTGACGCTCCCCGCCAGTTCATCAG CAAATCCACCCGGAGGTGTTTCCAGGTCCACGTCCCGCTGCCTCTGCCCAAACAGCTCGTCATCTTCGGGCTCGGCGAGTGGAGAGGAGGGGACGCTACCACCATctcagtggaggtggtggtcaGTGCAGAGGTGCAGGCCCAGACGATCGGGACTCTGACATCTCAGGCAAG GTGTCTTACCTGGGAAGGAGAGTGGAGCTCAGACATCACCTCAGTGGCAGCAGAGAGGGGCAGGAGGGGAGTTTATGGAAAGATTGTGCTCACAGTGTGTGGAGAG ACTGTTTTCACTACTGTGACGACTTGTGACTGGTCACAGGATAAATCGAGCGTCCTCAGCAGCACTCCTCTGGCTCAAAGGAAATGTCTGTTCCCGGAGCAGTACAATGCAACTGATCTCTGCAGCACTCTGCACCACACTGCTGAAAATGAAACG ATTACACTCAACTCCTCACAGTTGTGTGACAGCGTTTCATTTGCTGAGATCCAAGTGAACAAAATTGACACCAGTGTCTCCACAGTGGGCAACAAACCCACAGCTTGGCCCACG gaaaagacacCGAGGCGGACGGTGATCAGTAAAAGAGGCCACATGACCTGGAGCTCTGAGGACATGGACAGTCTCACTGAGGACATAGACCAGGCTTCAACCCCGAAGAAAAAAAGGCTGTACAGGATGAACAGCCAGGAAGGAATGACAGCGCAGATAAAGAGTGACAACAGAAAAG TTTCAGTGTGTCCATCGAAGCGCTGGAGCCACACAATGTGTCTGAGCGACCCCGACACTGCCGTCCTCATCGGTGGAGAGACGGCAGATCAAAACTACTGCAAGGATTCCCTGTGGAAGCTCGAGTTAG ACAGTGACTTCTGGTTTCCCATGAACTCATCTGCCTCTGGACCTGTTCCACTTTGTGCCCGAGGACACTCTGCAACCTACGACCCAGACTCCAAGTCGGTCTTTGTGTACGGTGGTCTGAGGGAGGGTCAGTGCTACAGCGAGCTGTTCATCCTCAACACTCTGACCTGGAAGTGGAAGCTTGTCACT GCAAAGGGGAACATTCCCACTCTGGCGTATCACTCTGCACTGTTTTATAAGAAagagctgtttgtgtttggtgGAGTCCAGCCAGGACATTCGTCCGGGGATAAATCCTGCAGTAATGCTCTGTACATCTTCAACCCAGAGTTTGAGCTGTGGTACCAGCCCATCGTGGAGGGCGACAAACCTCTGCCTCGGTTTGG GCACTCGGCCACACTTCTGTCACAGAGGTTGATGATATTTGGTGGCAGGAAGACTGCAACCTACCTCAATGATCTCCACGTTTTAGATCTGG GATTTATGGAGTACACAGCTGTGAAGTGTGGGAACATGCCACCATTGCCTCGAGG GTTCCATGCGGCGGTCCCAGTTTCAGACAACAGGATTTTAATCAGTGGCGGCTGCAGTGCAATTGGAGCGCTCCAAGACGTACATATCTTCAGCACTG ATACCAACATGTGGAGTTCAGTGGCGTCTCCCGTTCTTTGCTCCAAACCCCGTGCCGGACACAGCATGCTGAGTTTGGGCTGCCCTGTcctgacagacacagagaagcaCGAGCAGAGTGAAAACGTCAGCGTGTACTGCACAGTACTGGTGTTTGGTGGGTCCGACTGCTCCGGTACCTTCTACAATGACACAGTTAAGTGCGCAGTGGAGGTTCCTGGTGCAAAGTGA
- the LOC109628035 gene encoding rab9 effector protein with kelch motifs isoform X3, translating to MGKMNFYVLWSLRDAPRQFISKSTRRCFQVHVPLPLPKQLVIFGLGEWRGGDATTISVEVVVSAEVQAQTIGTLTSQARCLTWEGEWSSDITSVAAERGRRGVYGKIVLTVCGETVFTTVTTCDWSQDKSSVLSSTPLAQRKCLFPEQYNATDLCSTLHHTAENETLCDSVSFAEIQVNKIDTSVSTVGNKPTAWPTEKTPRRTVISKRGHMTWSSEDMDSLTEDIDQASTPKKKRLYRMNSQEGMTAQIKSDNRKVSVCPSKRWSHTMCLSDPDTAVLIGGETADQNYCKDSLWKLELDSDFWFPMNSSASGPVPLCARGHSATYDPDSKSVFVYGGLREGQCYSELFILNTLTWKWKLVTAKGNIPTLAYHSALFYKKELFVFGGVQPGHSSGDKSCSNALYIFNPEFELWYQPIVEGDKPLPRFGHSATLLSQRLMIFGGRKTATYLNDLHVLDLGFMEYTAVKCGNMPPLPRGFHAAVPVSDNRILISGGCSAIGALQDVHIFSTDTNMWSSVASPVLCSKPRAGHSMLSLGCPVLTDTEKHEQSENVSVYCTVLVFGGSDCSGTFYNDTVKCAVEVPGAK from the exons atgggGAAGATGAACTTCTACGTGCTGTGGTCCCTGCGTGACGCTCCCCGCCAGTTCATCAG CAAATCCACCCGGAGGTGTTTCCAGGTCCACGTCCCGCTGCCTCTGCCCAAACAGCTCGTCATCTTCGGGCTCGGCGAGTGGAGAGGAGGGGACGCTACCACCATctcagtggaggtggtggtcaGTGCAGAGGTGCAGGCCCAGACGATCGGGACTCTGACATCTCAGGCAAG GTGTCTTACCTGGGAAGGAGAGTGGAGCTCAGACATCACCTCAGTGGCAGCAGAGAGGGGCAGGAGGGGAGTTTATGGAAAGATTGTGCTCACAGTGTGTGGAGAG ACTGTTTTCACTACTGTGACGACTTGTGACTGGTCACAGGATAAATCGAGCGTCCTCAGCAGCACTCCTCTGGCTCAAAGGAAATGTCTGTTCCCGGAGCAGTACAATGCAACTGATCTCTGCAGCACTCTGCACCACACTGCTGAAAATGAAACG TTGTGTGACAGCGTTTCATTTGCTGAGATCCAAGTGAACAAAATTGACACCAGTGTCTCCACAGTGGGCAACAAACCCACAGCTTGGCCCACG gaaaagacacCGAGGCGGACGGTGATCAGTAAAAGAGGCCACATGACCTGGAGCTCTGAGGACATGGACAGTCTCACTGAGGACATAGACCAGGCTTCAACCCCGAAGAAAAAAAGGCTGTACAGGATGAACAGCCAGGAAGGAATGACAGCGCAGATAAAGAGTGACAACAGAAAAG TTTCAGTGTGTCCATCGAAGCGCTGGAGCCACACAATGTGTCTGAGCGACCCCGACACTGCCGTCCTCATCGGTGGAGAGACGGCAGATCAAAACTACTGCAAGGATTCCCTGTGGAAGCTCGAGTTAG ACAGTGACTTCTGGTTTCCCATGAACTCATCTGCCTCTGGACCTGTTCCACTTTGTGCCCGAGGACACTCTGCAACCTACGACCCAGACTCCAAGTCGGTCTTTGTGTACGGTGGTCTGAGGGAGGGTCAGTGCTACAGCGAGCTGTTCATCCTCAACACTCTGACCTGGAAGTGGAAGCTTGTCACT GCAAAGGGGAACATTCCCACTCTGGCGTATCACTCTGCACTGTTTTATAAGAAagagctgtttgtgtttggtgGAGTCCAGCCAGGACATTCGTCCGGGGATAAATCCTGCAGTAATGCTCTGTACATCTTCAACCCAGAGTTTGAGCTGTGGTACCAGCCCATCGTGGAGGGCGACAAACCTCTGCCTCGGTTTGG GCACTCGGCCACACTTCTGTCACAGAGGTTGATGATATTTGGTGGCAGGAAGACTGCAACCTACCTCAATGATCTCCACGTTTTAGATCTGG GATTTATGGAGTACACAGCTGTGAAGTGTGGGAACATGCCACCATTGCCTCGAGG GTTCCATGCGGCGGTCCCAGTTTCAGACAACAGGATTTTAATCAGTGGCGGCTGCAGTGCAATTGGAGCGCTCCAAGACGTACATATCTTCAGCACTG ATACCAACATGTGGAGTTCAGTGGCGTCTCCCGTTCTTTGCTCCAAACCCCGTGCCGGACACAGCATGCTGAGTTTGGGCTGCCCTGTcctgacagacacagagaagcaCGAGCAGAGTGAAAACGTCAGCGTGTACTGCACAGTACTGGTGTTTGGTGGGTCCGACTGCTCCGGTACCTTCTACAATGACACAGTTAAGTGCGCAGTGGAGGTTCCTGGTGCAAAGTGA
- the LOC109628035 gene encoding rab9 effector protein with kelch motifs isoform X5 encodes MGKMNFYVLWSLRDAPRQFISKSTRRCFQVHVPLPLPKQLVIFGLGEWRGGDATTISVEVVVSAEVQAQTIGTLTSQARCLTWEGEWSSDITSVAAERGRRGVYGKIVLTVCGEDKSSVLSSTPLAQRKCLFPEQYNATDLCSTLHHTAENETLCDSVSFAEIQVNKIDTSVSTVGNKPTAWPTEKTPRRTVISKRGHMTWSSEDMDSLTEDIDQASTPKKKRLYRMNSQEGMTAQIKSDNRKVSVCPSKRWSHTMCLSDPDTAVLIGGETADQNYCKDSLWKLELDSDFWFPMNSSASGPVPLCARGHSATYDPDSKSVFVYGGLREGQCYSELFILNTLTWKWKLVTAKGNIPTLAYHSALFYKKELFVFGGVQPGHSSGDKSCSNALYIFNPEFELWYQPIVEGDKPLPRFGHSATLLSQRLMIFGGRKTATYLNDLHVLDLGFMEYTAVKCGNMPPLPRGFHAAVPVSDNRILISGGCSAIGALQDVHIFSTDTNMWSSVASPVLCSKPRAGHSMLSLGCPVLTDTEKHEQSENVSVYCTVLVFGGSDCSGTFYNDTVKCAVEVPGAK; translated from the exons atgggGAAGATGAACTTCTACGTGCTGTGGTCCCTGCGTGACGCTCCCCGCCAGTTCATCAG CAAATCCACCCGGAGGTGTTTCCAGGTCCACGTCCCGCTGCCTCTGCCCAAACAGCTCGTCATCTTCGGGCTCGGCGAGTGGAGAGGAGGGGACGCTACCACCATctcagtggaggtggtggtcaGTGCAGAGGTGCAGGCCCAGACGATCGGGACTCTGACATCTCAGGCAAG GTGTCTTACCTGGGAAGGAGAGTGGAGCTCAGACATCACCTCAGTGGCAGCAGAGAGGGGCAGGAGGGGAGTTTATGGAAAGATTGTGCTCACAGTGTGTGGAGAG GATAAATCGAGCGTCCTCAGCAGCACTCCTCTGGCTCAAAGGAAATGTCTGTTCCCGGAGCAGTACAATGCAACTGATCTCTGCAGCACTCTGCACCACACTGCTGAAAATGAAACG TTGTGTGACAGCGTTTCATTTGCTGAGATCCAAGTGAACAAAATTGACACCAGTGTCTCCACAGTGGGCAACAAACCCACAGCTTGGCCCACG gaaaagacacCGAGGCGGACGGTGATCAGTAAAAGAGGCCACATGACCTGGAGCTCTGAGGACATGGACAGTCTCACTGAGGACATAGACCAGGCTTCAACCCCGAAGAAAAAAAGGCTGTACAGGATGAACAGCCAGGAAGGAATGACAGCGCAGATAAAGAGTGACAACAGAAAAG TTTCAGTGTGTCCATCGAAGCGCTGGAGCCACACAATGTGTCTGAGCGACCCCGACACTGCCGTCCTCATCGGTGGAGAGACGGCAGATCAAAACTACTGCAAGGATTCCCTGTGGAAGCTCGAGTTAG ACAGTGACTTCTGGTTTCCCATGAACTCATCTGCCTCTGGACCTGTTCCACTTTGTGCCCGAGGACACTCTGCAACCTACGACCCAGACTCCAAGTCGGTCTTTGTGTACGGTGGTCTGAGGGAGGGTCAGTGCTACAGCGAGCTGTTCATCCTCAACACTCTGACCTGGAAGTGGAAGCTTGTCACT GCAAAGGGGAACATTCCCACTCTGGCGTATCACTCTGCACTGTTTTATAAGAAagagctgtttgtgtttggtgGAGTCCAGCCAGGACATTCGTCCGGGGATAAATCCTGCAGTAATGCTCTGTACATCTTCAACCCAGAGTTTGAGCTGTGGTACCAGCCCATCGTGGAGGGCGACAAACCTCTGCCTCGGTTTGG GCACTCGGCCACACTTCTGTCACAGAGGTTGATGATATTTGGTGGCAGGAAGACTGCAACCTACCTCAATGATCTCCACGTTTTAGATCTGG GATTTATGGAGTACACAGCTGTGAAGTGTGGGAACATGCCACCATTGCCTCGAGG GTTCCATGCGGCGGTCCCAGTTTCAGACAACAGGATTTTAATCAGTGGCGGCTGCAGTGCAATTGGAGCGCTCCAAGACGTACATATCTTCAGCACTG ATACCAACATGTGGAGTTCAGTGGCGTCTCCCGTTCTTTGCTCCAAACCCCGTGCCGGACACAGCATGCTGAGTTTGGGCTGCCCTGTcctgacagacacagagaagcaCGAGCAGAGTGAAAACGTCAGCGTGTACTGCACAGTACTGGTGTTTGGTGGGTCCGACTGCTCCGGTACCTTCTACAATGACACAGTTAAGTGCGCAGTGGAGGTTCCTGGTGCAAAGTGA
- the LOC109628035 gene encoding rab9 effector protein with kelch motifs isoform X2, which produces MGKMNFYVLWSLRDAPRQFISKSTRRCFQVHVPLPLPKQLVIFGLGEWRGGDATTISVEVVVSAEVQAQTIGTLTSQARCLTWEGEWSSDITSVAAERGRRGVYGKIVLTVCGETVFTTVTTCDWSQDKSSVLSSTPLAQRKCLFPEQYNATDLCSTLHHTAENETITLNSSQLCDSVSFAEIQVNKIDTSVSTVGNKPTAWPTEKTPRRTVISKRGHMTWSSEDMDSLTEDIDQASTPKKKRLYRMNSQEGMTAQIKSDNRKVCPSKRWSHTMCLSDPDTAVLIGGETADQNYCKDSLWKLELDSDFWFPMNSSASGPVPLCARGHSATYDPDSKSVFVYGGLREGQCYSELFILNTLTWKWKLVTAKGNIPTLAYHSALFYKKELFVFGGVQPGHSSGDKSCSNALYIFNPEFELWYQPIVEGDKPLPRFGHSATLLSQRLMIFGGRKTATYLNDLHVLDLGFMEYTAVKCGNMPPLPRGFHAAVPVSDNRILISGGCSAIGALQDVHIFSTDTNMWSSVASPVLCSKPRAGHSMLSLGCPVLTDTEKHEQSENVSVYCTVLVFGGSDCSGTFYNDTVKCAVEVPGAK; this is translated from the exons atgggGAAGATGAACTTCTACGTGCTGTGGTCCCTGCGTGACGCTCCCCGCCAGTTCATCAG CAAATCCACCCGGAGGTGTTTCCAGGTCCACGTCCCGCTGCCTCTGCCCAAACAGCTCGTCATCTTCGGGCTCGGCGAGTGGAGAGGAGGGGACGCTACCACCATctcagtggaggtggtggtcaGTGCAGAGGTGCAGGCCCAGACGATCGGGACTCTGACATCTCAGGCAAG GTGTCTTACCTGGGAAGGAGAGTGGAGCTCAGACATCACCTCAGTGGCAGCAGAGAGGGGCAGGAGGGGAGTTTATGGAAAGATTGTGCTCACAGTGTGTGGAGAG ACTGTTTTCACTACTGTGACGACTTGTGACTGGTCACAGGATAAATCGAGCGTCCTCAGCAGCACTCCTCTGGCTCAAAGGAAATGTCTGTTCCCGGAGCAGTACAATGCAACTGATCTCTGCAGCACTCTGCACCACACTGCTGAAAATGAAACG ATTACACTCAACTCCTCACAGTTGTGTGACAGCGTTTCATTTGCTGAGATCCAAGTGAACAAAATTGACACCAGTGTCTCCACAGTGGGCAACAAACCCACAGCTTGGCCCACG gaaaagacacCGAGGCGGACGGTGATCAGTAAAAGAGGCCACATGACCTGGAGCTCTGAGGACATGGACAGTCTCACTGAGGACATAGACCAGGCTTCAACCCCGAAGAAAAAAAGGCTGTACAGGATGAACAGCCAGGAAGGAATGACAGCGCAGATAAAGAGTGACAACAGAAAAG TGTGTCCATCGAAGCGCTGGAGCCACACAATGTGTCTGAGCGACCCCGACACTGCCGTCCTCATCGGTGGAGAGACGGCAGATCAAAACTACTGCAAGGATTCCCTGTGGAAGCTCGAGTTAG ACAGTGACTTCTGGTTTCCCATGAACTCATCTGCCTCTGGACCTGTTCCACTTTGTGCCCGAGGACACTCTGCAACCTACGACCCAGACTCCAAGTCGGTCTTTGTGTACGGTGGTCTGAGGGAGGGTCAGTGCTACAGCGAGCTGTTCATCCTCAACACTCTGACCTGGAAGTGGAAGCTTGTCACT GCAAAGGGGAACATTCCCACTCTGGCGTATCACTCTGCACTGTTTTATAAGAAagagctgtttgtgtttggtgGAGTCCAGCCAGGACATTCGTCCGGGGATAAATCCTGCAGTAATGCTCTGTACATCTTCAACCCAGAGTTTGAGCTGTGGTACCAGCCCATCGTGGAGGGCGACAAACCTCTGCCTCGGTTTGG GCACTCGGCCACACTTCTGTCACAGAGGTTGATGATATTTGGTGGCAGGAAGACTGCAACCTACCTCAATGATCTCCACGTTTTAGATCTGG GATTTATGGAGTACACAGCTGTGAAGTGTGGGAACATGCCACCATTGCCTCGAGG GTTCCATGCGGCGGTCCCAGTTTCAGACAACAGGATTTTAATCAGTGGCGGCTGCAGTGCAATTGGAGCGCTCCAAGACGTACATATCTTCAGCACTG ATACCAACATGTGGAGTTCAGTGGCGTCTCCCGTTCTTTGCTCCAAACCCCGTGCCGGACACAGCATGCTGAGTTTGGGCTGCCCTGTcctgacagacacagagaagcaCGAGCAGAGTGAAAACGTCAGCGTGTACTGCACAGTACTGGTGTTTGGTGGGTCCGACTGCTCCGGTACCTTCTACAATGACACAGTTAAGTGCGCAGTGGAGGTTCCTGGTGCAAAGTGA
- the LOC109628035 gene encoding rab9 effector protein with kelch motifs isoform X6, whose product MGKMNFYVLWSLRDAPRQFISKSTRRCFQVHVPLPLPKQLVIFGLGEWRGGDATTISVEVVVSAEVQAQTIGTLTSQARCLTWEGEWSSDITSVAAERGRRGVYGKIVLTVCGEDKSSVLSSTPLAQRKCLFPEQYNATDLCSTLHHTAENETITLNSSQLCDSVSFAEIQVNKIDTSVSTVGNKPTAWPTEKTPRRTVISKRGHMTWSSEDMDSLTEDIDQASTPKKKRLYRMNSQEGMTAQIKSDNRKVCPSKRWSHTMCLSDPDTAVLIGGETADQNYCKDSLWKLELDSDFWFPMNSSASGPVPLCARGHSATYDPDSKSVFVYGGLREGQCYSELFILNTLTWKWKLVTAKGNIPTLAYHSALFYKKELFVFGGVQPGHSSGDKSCSNALYIFNPEFELWYQPIVEGDKPLPRFGHSATLLSQRLMIFGGRKTATYLNDLHVLDLGFMEYTAVKCGNMPPLPRGFHAAVPVSDNRILISGGCSAIGALQDVHIFSTDTNMWSSVASPVLCSKPRAGHSMLSLGCPVLTDTEKHEQSENVSVYCTVLVFGGSDCSGTFYNDTVKCAVEVPGAK is encoded by the exons atgggGAAGATGAACTTCTACGTGCTGTGGTCCCTGCGTGACGCTCCCCGCCAGTTCATCAG CAAATCCACCCGGAGGTGTTTCCAGGTCCACGTCCCGCTGCCTCTGCCCAAACAGCTCGTCATCTTCGGGCTCGGCGAGTGGAGAGGAGGGGACGCTACCACCATctcagtggaggtggtggtcaGTGCAGAGGTGCAGGCCCAGACGATCGGGACTCTGACATCTCAGGCAAG GTGTCTTACCTGGGAAGGAGAGTGGAGCTCAGACATCACCTCAGTGGCAGCAGAGAGGGGCAGGAGGGGAGTTTATGGAAAGATTGTGCTCACAGTGTGTGGAGAG GATAAATCGAGCGTCCTCAGCAGCACTCCTCTGGCTCAAAGGAAATGTCTGTTCCCGGAGCAGTACAATGCAACTGATCTCTGCAGCACTCTGCACCACACTGCTGAAAATGAAACG ATTACACTCAACTCCTCACAGTTGTGTGACAGCGTTTCATTTGCTGAGATCCAAGTGAACAAAATTGACACCAGTGTCTCCACAGTGGGCAACAAACCCACAGCTTGGCCCACG gaaaagacacCGAGGCGGACGGTGATCAGTAAAAGAGGCCACATGACCTGGAGCTCTGAGGACATGGACAGTCTCACTGAGGACATAGACCAGGCTTCAACCCCGAAGAAAAAAAGGCTGTACAGGATGAACAGCCAGGAAGGAATGACAGCGCAGATAAAGAGTGACAACAGAAAAG TGTGTCCATCGAAGCGCTGGAGCCACACAATGTGTCTGAGCGACCCCGACACTGCCGTCCTCATCGGTGGAGAGACGGCAGATCAAAACTACTGCAAGGATTCCCTGTGGAAGCTCGAGTTAG ACAGTGACTTCTGGTTTCCCATGAACTCATCTGCCTCTGGACCTGTTCCACTTTGTGCCCGAGGACACTCTGCAACCTACGACCCAGACTCCAAGTCGGTCTTTGTGTACGGTGGTCTGAGGGAGGGTCAGTGCTACAGCGAGCTGTTCATCCTCAACACTCTGACCTGGAAGTGGAAGCTTGTCACT GCAAAGGGGAACATTCCCACTCTGGCGTATCACTCTGCACTGTTTTATAAGAAagagctgtttgtgtttggtgGAGTCCAGCCAGGACATTCGTCCGGGGATAAATCCTGCAGTAATGCTCTGTACATCTTCAACCCAGAGTTTGAGCTGTGGTACCAGCCCATCGTGGAGGGCGACAAACCTCTGCCTCGGTTTGG GCACTCGGCCACACTTCTGTCACAGAGGTTGATGATATTTGGTGGCAGGAAGACTGCAACCTACCTCAATGATCTCCACGTTTTAGATCTGG GATTTATGGAGTACACAGCTGTGAAGTGTGGGAACATGCCACCATTGCCTCGAGG GTTCCATGCGGCGGTCCCAGTTTCAGACAACAGGATTTTAATCAGTGGCGGCTGCAGTGCAATTGGAGCGCTCCAAGACGTACATATCTTCAGCACTG ATACCAACATGTGGAGTTCAGTGGCGTCTCCCGTTCTTTGCTCCAAACCCCGTGCCGGACACAGCATGCTGAGTTTGGGCTGCCCTGTcctgacagacacagagaagcaCGAGCAGAGTGAAAACGTCAGCGTGTACTGCACAGTACTGGTGTTTGGTGGGTCCGACTGCTCCGGTACCTTCTACAATGACACAGTTAAGTGCGCAGTGGAGGTTCCTGGTGCAAAGTGA